In the genome of Panthera leo isolate Ple1 chromosome F3, P.leo_Ple1_pat1.1, whole genome shotgun sequence, the window AAACCTGGGGTCATTCTggtcattcttcattttttcagCTTAATTAATTTGAAGGTCACCTGAGTTTTATTGCGGGAAATTAACAACAATCCACGGATAATGTTAAAACGTTTTAAGAACAAGCTTTAAAATAATTAGCAATTTGCCATTCCATAAGGCCAGACCACACCAAATAAATCTGTGTTTTACAGCGTAATGATCATCTTTAAAGAACAAAGTGTCTTGAAATAGTTGTTACTGGGCATTAATTAGCGTATACAGGAATTATAAGATAAAACACGAAATTCACAAGGAcaagccatttttaaaatcagcctCTCAGTTAGAAATTAAGTCTTCAAGGCACTTAACTTTCATCTATCACCATCATTGCTATATAGTCCTTGTAATGAACTGAATTCGATTCTGGATCAATTGCAGCAGACaacatttcttccatttcctcctgaGAGAAAGGCTCACCTGGGAAGGACAAGAAGGGAAATTCATCATTTAAGATCCTCTgatcttttgctttctctttccgcCGACGAGCTTAATTGCCACGGAGCCCCCCAGGTCCCCGCCGTGTCGCTGGTTCCTCTCCCTGGGGCCCCGGAGCCAGCACATCACGACCGTCCAGACACTCAAAGAGCAGGCAGTTGTACCCCTGGCCGACTTGGGACTTAGTCTGCCTTGCAGACATCATAGCTCAAGCGACCTATAACATCGATCACTCCAGCCAGAACAGCAGGAGAACATTAAGACCCCCCTGAATAaggttgcttatttatttaaattaaaactattgGAATTGCCTTCACCCAAAGGCTCACTTTTCTAGGGAGTCTAATCATTATATTGAGCAAGGCTGTGACGAAGGGATTAAACGGTCGCGATGCAAAGTTGCTGAAGAGCCGCTGACAGAGACGTGAAGTCTCTGAATACTCCCTGACCAGCTCGGCCAGCTTCGTGATGCCAGCTGAACCCACGGACAGATGCCACTCACCCTCCGGGTCAAAATGGTCCTCTCTGTTATAGTCTGGCCCAGCGTTGCTGTCATACGAAACCAAAAGTTGCACAGAGAATCTGTGGATTTTGCTGGATCCAGGTAACAGCTGAGGGTCATCTTGGACCCGGATGCCACCAAGATGAGAAGCAAACTCAGGAGGAACGCCGGAAAGGTTGCCAACTACTTAAGAAAGAACTTTGTCCTGATATTaagcaaaaatacagaaacatccAAATCGCCACTTTCCCCCCAAAAGACGCTTCTCTGAGCCGGTGAGTTACTAAGGCCTGTGGATCACTTATCTTCTGAGTTTTTCACCTGCCATGACACACGATGTTTTCCAGGTTGGAATTCAGCTAAAACCACAGAAATCACTCAAGTGGGGATCGTGAGGACAATGATAACAGACTATCGAACAAGGGCAATGTGTCGAGTTCTCGAAACCGTACTTACATCCTGAGAAAAGACAGAACGCTTATACAGCCTAACATCTTTCTTACACCTGATTAAATGGAAACTCCACTGCCAACGAACTCCGATGGGCACCGTGGAGGTCCTGCACAGAGCACTGGTGACAACCACGTGTTGACACGCACGAAGTTAACCTCCCAAGCGCCTCACAAGACGAAAGGATGGCTGCCCCACTTACAGAAGAGGAACCGGCACACAGAGACGCGAGGCCACCGCCCCGGCCaatgagtggcagagctgggatctggaTGCCGTAGTCCAGCTCAAGGTCCATGACCCCGAGGGCTACACTCGACCGCTCAGAACACGACGCTGTTCACAGTACAATCCAGAAGGCAGTCACTTCCGTGGGCAAGGAAGGAGGTACACAGTGTTTGATTAAGGATAGGAACGGAATAGCTTAATGATTAAAAGCACAAtcttgtgggggcgcctgggtggctcagtcggttaagcgtctgactcttgatttcagttcaggtcatgatctcatgtgagatcatgccctgcatcaggctctatgctgacagcgtgcagcctgcttgggattctctctctctctctctctctctgtctctcaatgaataaataaacatttttttttaagcacaatcTTGGGAGGCagactacctgggttcaaatgcttAGCTGTCTCATTAACTTTAAGATCCTGGGCGAATCACTTaagctctctgtgtctcagttttcctcCCTGCGAAATGGAGAAGATAATCACGGCAGCCATCTAATGCGGTTGTTATGAGGACTCAACATGTTATTATCTAACTAACACTTAGAACATTCTGGCACACAGGTGGCAACATGTATTTGTTGAAACAAAGTTTTGGAGACCTTCCCTGCTGCTAAATACTGTCTGACACCATCACATGCCTGGACGTCTTTCAGGAATTTGGTTCGCTGTGGCTTATCATGTGTTTCATATGACATCCCGGGCAGCCAGAATGTAGCTTCCCAACCTAACAGTCTGTGGATGTTGTGAAACATCCCCTTATCTCTGTGTCCGAGGCAGTCTGCTTCTGATATCTCGGTGTCAGTCAACAGCATTCCCGTGACACCCATCATCCGAGTCAAGGCCCTGTTACTCCTGCCTCAGCTCCCACCTTTGTTCCCTACGTGCTGTTACTCATCGAGACCCACGGATCCTGCTGTAAACAGGCCTactgtacctctctctcttttttttttcagtttatttatttttgagagagagagagagagagagagtgcccgtgagtgggggaggggcagagagacgacacagaagatccgaagcaggctctgtgatgacagcacagaacccaacgcggggctcgaactcaagaaccgtgagatcatgacctgagcggaagtcggactcttaaccgactgagccacctggggggcCCCCTGTACCCATCTCTCCTTTCCATTCCGCCTGCTGGCTCCAGACTAACCTCGCTAGGGCACCTTCCCAAAGCCGCAGTAGCCTCCTGACCGGTCTCTTACTCGTCCAACAAACCGCCAGCACCAGACTGGCCTTCCAACAATCCCTCCTGCCCCGTAAGGACCATCTGCTCAACACCCCGCGATGCTCCTGTGGTGCCCACAGGGTGAGTCCCGAGCCCTGAGCCCAGGCCTCAACAGGCTAGCCCACAGATCTACCCAGGCTTGTCTCCTGCTGTTGGCCAGCAAGGCCCCCAGGCGCTCTCCCCTCACAGTCTCCATGATACGGAGATATTACCCTCACTTCCGCCTCCCCACCTCTGTTCACACTATGATGTCAGTACCTATCTCTCTCCATCGGGCCCCTTCACGAATCCTTCTTTCatctgctcattcatttattttttatttttttttaatgtttatttattatggagagacagagagacacagagcatgagcaggggaggggtagagagagggggagacacagaatccgaagcgggctccaggctccgagccgtcggcacagagcccgactcagggctcgaactcaccaaccgtgagatcatgacccgagcccaagtcagttgcttaacccactgagccacccaggcgcccctgctcattCCTTTAATAATTCAACCCACATTTGTTGAGACTTACtgtggcggggcagggggggggggggggtggggggtggctgtaACGCATAAGACTTTACTCTtgctctcagggcacctgggtggctcagtctgttgagcatctgaccttggctcagatctcccagtttgtgagtttgagccccgagtcgggctctgtgctgacagctcagggcctggaacctgcttcagattccgtgtctgcctctctccctgcctctcccccgctcgtgctctgtctctctctctctctctcaaagatagataaacatttaaaaaaattctttttgaagatATTTGTTACAGTGTCACAAGAGTGCTTGGTGGCAGCCGTGACAGCCAAGTCATTCTTGTCCTCGTTGCCCGTAGCCTCACCTCGTGGTGGGTCAGGTCAGCGTGGCCCAACCAGCTGTGCCGGTGGACAATCTTGGTCTCCAGTCCTCACAGTCACTTGCACTTTTGGTTCTGTCTCTAGTGATGGCAACTGTGCATCATGCGGGACCCAACCCGCAAACCAGCGAACGGAACAAAGGAGACAGAACCCTAACCTCATATGGGGGGAAGGAACGTGACCCAGATGGGCACGGTTTCAGGAGAGTGACCATCAGGCCACAGAAGTCCAAGGAAGACGAACTTACACATCCGCCTGAGCAGAGAGAGTGCCTCAAGAAAACAGTGTTATGGATAACCGGGCATGTGTAGGTCAAGGTCAAAGCAAATACAGAACGCCGCCAGCATAAAGAACTGGAAGTTTCCGTGTGAATTCTGTTCAGCTGAGTCTGTATTATCTATAAGTTCATCAACTAAAAAGCTCTTTGAAAAGGAATTTTACCATAACCTAATTCAAATCTTCAATCTAGTCACAGGCACTGATTTATAGTGGTTGATAGTTCATGTTTTCCAAGGGCATagcttttattctgaaaatacttTAAGTGAATAGAGTGCCTTCAATTTGTAGAAGTTTCATTATACGTTACAAAATCCTATACAGCAACTATCACTCTCCCCTTAACCCACCCTTCGTCCTCTTACCCCCACAAAACAGAACCCAttccaaaaccaaaataacagGAGTAGTCAATAACTCTTTGAACCAGAATGATTGATTTAAAAGCatctcctaggggcgcctggatgactcagtcagttgagcatccaactttggctcaggtcgtgatctcgcagttcgtgggttcaagccccgcgtcgggctctgtgctgacagctcagagcttggagcctgcttcggattctgggtctccctctctctctgcccctcccctgctcacacattctctctctctctctctctctctctctctcaaaaataaacattaaaaaatttttaataataaaagcatcCCCTAGAATTTTTCCATAATTGTTGTTAAATTATTAATCACTTAAATAAGTCacagtttaaaaagaagtaataaatcACTCTTACCTTCTTCAGTCATATATTTGATCAGTTCTTCCTTCAAAAGAAACCCACGTTTAGATGGATCTAATACCTAAAAGAAAAGGTGGATATTGTATGTTTGGTTTGGTGAATAAATTCTATATGAtgaatttttcacataaatacatataaaacctGGAGCTTACACACCTCAAACGCTCGAAGAAGGATATCCTCTGGAATTGGTCTGTATCTAATTATGCAGTAAAGGGAGCAAATGTCACAGTATTTAGCTCAGTCTCTACACAATAAACGATcacatagaacaaaataaaagctgCTCATATACAAGGATAATAGTACTTCCCTCACTGGAACAGTTTTGGATTTCGAGATATGAAAGTCGAAAGCGCTTCAcacccaaagaaaatatttagttcAAAATCACGTGATGTTATCTATTCAtctttttcatcatgataaaaatCCACTTCTCGGGAAATAAACTTTCTACAGTAAACCAACTGTGGTCAGCTAACGCTACACGGTCTTTAGAAGAGTAATTAGGGTTAAGTCTCAGTGATGATTCAAAAcagaagataataaatctgtTGTTGGTTTATGCTTTTGGTAGCCTTTTGCCTCTGTAATTACACTTTGCTTATCAGATTAGCACAAACATCGTTGATATTTCTAAGCATATGCCAAATGGCCGTTCAGAATGCagtgactggggtgcctggatggatcaAGCGTCCACTCAAGTGGAGtcaagtgtccagctcttggtttcggctcaggtcatgatctcacggtttgtgagttcgaggcctgcatcgggctccatgctgtcagtgccgagcctgcttgggattcaatctccctccctctctctctggtcctcccctacttgtctctctctctctctctctctctctctcccctcccccccacctttttctttctctctctctcaaaataaataaattaacttaaaaaaaataatttaattaaaaaaaaattatagtgaaAAGTCAGAAGGAAGCTATCCCAGGATAAACACTGGTTGgttgaataaaatatacaaaatgaggggcgcctgggtggctcagtcggttgagcgtccgacttcggctcaggtcatgatcgtacagttcgtgggttcgagccccgcctcgggctctgtgttgacctcttgctcagagcctggagcctgcttcagattctgtgtctccttccctctctgcccctcccccgctcacgctttgtctctgtttctcaaaaataaatataaaaaaaaattttttaaaagaatatacaaagtgaaaaagccaagtgtttttaaattaagataattcTAATCACTACCTCCACAACTGCATGTACCTTCTTACCTTCTTTCCAGGAGTACTTCAGTCATCACTGGAAGAAATTTTTCAAATCGAATGTATCCAGTGGGTTCTTCTTCCTCTACCTAAACATTCCATAATGAATAgccacgtaaaaaaaaaaagaaaagaaaagaaaaaataatagccaTGTATTACTTCAGCAAGTGTACTGAGCAACTCCTTTTCCAAGCACTGTGCCAAGTGCTAGGGATTTGATAATGAGCATACTTGGGTATGGTCCCTGCTCGTAGAGCTTACATTCATTAGTGGAGACCCATATTAATCAAAAAACAGCAGAGCTGAGTGTCTAATTATAAACATAATGAAGTGAAGGAGAATGGGTCTATTAGAGCATAGAGCAAAGGGCAGTTGTAGGTCAGATCAGGAAAGGCACTCACGAGGAAATCACACTGGAGTGGACTTATAAAGGGTGAGTAGAAGGTACTTAGACAAAGCCAGCAGAGACGAGACTCCACGTAGAGGAAACAGGATGCACTAAGACCCCGTGGAAGCCAGGAGGCTGAAGGGGGGGTGCTCGGGAGCAAGATGgaggagcaagagggagagacaggaaccGGAGCTTGCTGGGTCTTACCGTCCATGAAAGTGACTCTGGTTGTCATCCTAAGACCAACGGGAGATCCCCGAAGGCCtcgtagatgtgtgtgtgtgtgaatgatcACACTGGTGGGGGGCAAGGCGGCTTCTGCCGTGGGCTCAGCAGCTGTGACAGAGCTTGGAATAGGGTGGTGGCCATGACAAAGAAGTGGATGGTTTCAAGAAAGATTTAAGAAGTAAAAGCAATAGGGCAGAGCTGCGTCTATTATGGGCAGAGATGAGAACCAAGAGAGGAGTCAAGGACTCTGACTTGTAGAGACGGGATGCAGTGATGCTCTCCCCTGTGATGAGGAACACCGGAGAAGGGCCCCGATTAGGGGACCAATCATGTCTCAAGGACCAGAGTACATATCAAATCACCataatatttactaaatgccCACATGGTTAATGGCACTTTGTTATACCACTGCTAAATAAAACACTACACCCGAGGAAGAGAAATTTGGGTACCTGGCACTGTTAAATGAGAATGAGAGACTCCCACTCATAGGTTCAACGTCAACGGTGTGGCCGAACAAAACACTATTGATCTTAACTTTCATGTCAGGTTATTTACGAGGAGCCGTAAATTTTCCACTCCTTTTCAAAAGTCCTATTAAAAGGCTCATAGATCCCAATTCAACACAGGACCTTTTAACAGATTCATTCTttgaacaaaaaataagaaatctatAGGTTGCTGCTAAGTGGAACACACTGTGGTCCCGATgacaactattttttaatgtttatactaGAAGCTCAGAGGCTCACCTGGTATGAGCGGAGCCCTCGGACTCCACTATCAACAGAAAATGTCACCCATCTCATGACACAATGATACTCCGGACTCTCTGAGCCCGTCAATACGCGAACAATTGTCTCAGCAGCTGCCTCTCGGTACAAGGTGAGATTTTGCAAATTAATGTTCATCTGGCTCCGATGTGCTTGAGTAGCACTGTGACTCCCCACCCCGGGAGCctcttaaaaatcaaatgtcGATCTCATGAGACTACCTTTGGagggataatttttaaattaaaatggcgAGTTTCTATGCTGATCACTTTACCAATTTGCTCCAGAAGCTGGGGCAATcaatggcttgcctccctctctccgcaTCCCCCACAAATAAATCACCGTAGAGCAAACAGTCTCGACCTTGAAAGATCAAAACTCCTCTATATTTTATGAGCATCCTCATCAATCTACAAATGGTCTGTAGGTTCTCCAAAGCTCAGCTCTATAGCTCACTCTGTCCACCATGTGAGAATTCACAACACATAGCATGTGCCCCGTAAGGCTCTCCTGGCTCCCACACGATTTCCATGATCCCCCTGGGGGCTCGCAACGCTGGGGCGAAAACTGCAATCATTCTGGTCCGATCTATCTGTGAGAGCCAAAACTGCACAAAAACAGCAAGTTAAAGCAGATCTCCAGCGAACCAGGATGGCAGGAGATgcatacattttttcttttaagacggATAATGAATAAACAGAGGACTTATGGTtacaaagtaagaagaaaaataaagaagtccaCCTTCAACTTGGGCAGAATGTGAAAATCTTTCTATGACCCAACACTGTCCTCTAGAGGCCACATCTCATCCATTCTTTTGTACACAAAGATACAGAAGCAATGGCATAAAAACGATgcaattaaataataattctttttttaatgttttatttatttttgagagagagagacagagcacaagcaagggaggggtgaagagagggggagacacagaatccgaagcgggctccaggctccgagctgccagcacagagcccgacgcggggctcgaacccacgaacagggggatcatgacctgagccaaagtcagacgctcaactgactgggccacttgGGTGCCCCAATTATATGATAATTCTAAATGAATAGTATTAATAAACTGTTTTGGACTAAAAACTATTTTGTATTAGAGAAGGTTTTTTCgcatttaaaacaacttttttattttacaatagttttagatttagagCAAAGCTGTGAAGATAGTACACGGTTCCCATataccccccccccatttcccccTATTGTTAATCCTTCCATTTCCATGGCACAGTGCTAGTTGGCTcattgtcacaattaatgaagtGATATTAATACATCAGTATTCAGTAAACTCTATGCTTTATTTGGATTCCATTCATTTTTCTataagtcatttttatttgtttttaattttttaaatgtgtacttatttttgagagagagagagagagagagagagagcatgaatgggggaggggcgaagagagaaggggatggggctcgaactcacgaaccgtgagatcatgacctgagccaaagttggatgctcaaccaacggagccaccccaggtgcccctaaaagtcattttgaaaatatggtatatttttctatcataaagaagaaaccagaagagaagggaggaatcTGGAAATACgaatggggagagggaaggctaAGATGTGGTTCTGTTATTTCTGGTGTAGGACAAGCTAGTTAATGTTATGAGGCCACAAGTAAGATAGGACAAAAATACTATGTTCTAGAAATGTTATGCGATAATGGCTCAATGGTTATTTAGACCCACATACTAAAATGTCATTAAGATTTAATAgaaataggggtgcttgggtggctcagttggttaagcatccaacttcggctcaggtcatgatctcacagtttgtgtttcaagccctgcgtcaggctctgtgctgacagctcagagcccggagcctgctttagattctgtgtctccctctctctctgcccctcccctgctcatgctctgtctgtctctctctctgaaaaataaataaaaacattaaaaaaagatttaatagaAATATATCAAATATCGAATTATATACGTGTGGGGGGAGGTGTAGAAGGAGGATATATCCACAGatatagagagagatggagagaatgacTTGTGGGTTGagttgtgtcctccccaaattcctatgttggagtcctaatgcccatacctcagaatgtgatttaTGTGGAGAGAGGTATTTACAGAGGTGATCAAGTTAAAatgaccggtgtccttataaaaaggggaactttaaacagaaaaacatgcacacagggagaatgccatgtgaaccTGAAGACCGCTATCTCCAAGCCACAGAGAAAGGCCTGGAATAGATCCTTCCCTCACAGACCAGAAGGAAACAACCCAGCCCATGCCTTGACTTTGTACGTCTAGCCCGCAGGACTGTCAGATAATAAATTCCTGTTGTCTAAGTTACTGTTTGTGGTACTCTATCACAGTAACcctaccaaacacacacacacacacacacacacacacattctaagTATGCATGATACATTGTAACCCAAAGACTTTGAATCCCTATCAAGCTTAAGTTCCTATACTTACCAACTGGAAATTAACAAAGCAGATATTCGAAATTCAGAACTGATTTTACAGAGCTGATATGGAGAAAATAACACAGCCCAGACCTACTTTCTCCAAGAGAAAACTCAATTAACTGACTTATGgggcccccaggtggctcaggcagtgaagcatctgactttggctcaggtcatgatctcacagtccttgagttccagccctgcttggggctctgtgctgacagctcagagcctggagcctgcttcggattctgtgtctccctctctctctgccccttccctgctcatgctctgtctctctctgtctcagaaataaataaacataaaaaaatttaaatcaattacCTGACTTATAATGGAGTGAACTCAAGAAGGACTCCCATGTTAGAGCTGACATGTTGGGAAAAACTAGGAATTCATTGCCATTTCTTCATTCAACCAAAGTCATACTGGGAAAACACTTCTCTTTGTATtgggaagtttctttaaaaaaatagatgttgcCTTTCTCACGGAAAAATATCAACATATTCACCATGTTAGACCAAGGatagtttaaaatattctgaCCAAAACACCCCTTCACGTCCTCACCTGTAACAGGGCAAGTGGCCGGTTTATCTCACACAGTTGCTGTGAAGTTTACATGAGATATGAGGTGTTCTGTGAACTGTgaacctctctttttttaaaatttaattaaattaatttatttattgagtcggggggtcagagagagagggagagagagagaatcccaagcaggctctgcaaggtcagtgcagagcccaatgcggggctcgaacccacgaaccaggagatcgtgacctgagccgaaaccaagactcggacgcccaaccgactgagccacccaggcgccccaaccgtGAGTCTCTTGTTATGAGTATGATGATTTCTATCAAGAGGGCACGCACATCTGGTTCTGTATCGTGCAATGACATCTTCT includes:
- the EFCAB2 gene encoding dynein regulatory complex protein 8 isoform X2 — protein: MADDKEREGPDITVAEFHKKIKDAFEVFDHEANNTVDVEEEEPTGYIRFEKFLPVMTEVLLERRYRPIPEDILLRAFEVLDPSKRGFLLKEELIKYMTEEGEPFSQEEMEEMLSAAIDPESNSVHYKDYIAMMVIDES
- the EFCAB2 gene encoding dynein regulatory complex protein 8 isoform X1, whose translation is MADDKEREGPDITVAEFHKKIKDAFEVFDHEANNTVDVREIGTIIRSLGCCPSEGELHDLIAEVEEEEPTGYIRFEKFLPVMTEVLLERRYRPIPEDILLRAFEVLDPSKRGFLLKEELIKYMTEEGEPFSQEEMEEMLSAAIDPESNSVHYKDYIAMMVIDES